CACCATCCGTGACTCTCAATTCACCTGTATTAATTGTCACGTTTTGTGCTGCTCCACTTGGTATCGCAGGTATGCGAAAAGCCTGTTGGAAGCTTTGATCCGGTAAAATGCCAGAGGAGCCAATCAAACTTGGATTTATAGCTCCTAGTACGGTACCTTTCACTTCCACGAATTCCGGGGCGTTGATGGTAACATTGCCAGCCGAACCACTTCCAAAGGTAGAAGCATCGACCCTTCCCCCATCCCTAACTGTCAATCTTGGTGTACTGACTGTCAGGTCACCAGCATCCCCAGCTACGTTTGTGGTAGCAGCCAAAGCACTAGGTATGAAAAACTGAGGTTCGACGCCAATAATGTTTATAGAATCAGTAGCATTTACGTTCAGATTTCCTCCTCGACCTGTTCCAAAACTAGTGGAGACAATGGTTCCTCCAACCGTCGCAGTCAAACGCCCAGTTGACACAGTATTATTGCCTGAATCTCCAGAACCATAAGTGGCAGTTATGATAGAACTGGAAACACTAGGATTAACAGCACTGACTGCATCGACTTGCACGGATTCAGAGGCATTGATATTGATATTGCCGCCTGTTCCCGATCCAAAGGTTTTCGGAAAGACGGTTGCGCCTTCTTCCACAACTAAGCGCTGGGTTGAGATATTAATGTCTCCCCCTCTACCTACTCCCACCGTTTCATTTGTGAGGCTGCTCCGAATAGTTCCATCTGCATTGGTTCCGCTCACTTTTACAGACTCTCTGGCGTTAACTTGAATTGCTCCTGCAGATTGAAACCCTTGATTTTGAATCAAAACGAGCGAGCCATCGCTGACCGAGAAGTTTTGCCCCTGTACTTGAATTGATCCGCCACTACCGCTTGCATCTGCTAAAGCCAGCGATCGCATCTCAATATCCTTGAAACCAGGCACTCCTTCATAGCCTAAAGTCCATCCACCCGCATTGGAATTAAGACTCACCTGACCTGCTGCTACGCTCCCTAACTCTACTCTTCCCGACTCTGCTGTTAAAGTACCTCCGTCTATGTTGATATTACCCCCAACCAAAGCCAAGGTTTGATTCGGTTTTACCCGCAGACCTGTTGAGGTACTAGTTCTCGTTACGGGCGAGAAGGTGGGATCGGCAACAGTAAAAGCTTGACTCGTACCTTGGACGCGAATTGTTCCTGGATTCTGCCCGAATTGCAAACCCACTGGAACACTAACAGTCAGCAAAGGGGAAGCTTGAGGATTTGTGGCGCTAAATTCCACTCCATCGGCAAACTTAATGCTATTCGCCGTACTACCTAAGAAAGAACCGCCAATATTCAGTTGAGCGTTTGGACCAAAGTTAATGCCACTCGGATTAATAAAGATGAGATTGGCACCAAAATTTTCTCTGATTAATCCATCAATATTAGAAATTGAGCCACCTGTGACCCGAGTGATAATGTTGTCAATATTATTGATATTTGTCGTGTTTTTAAAAAAAGCTTCACTCCCAGTTGGAACAGAGAATTCCTTAAAGCTGTGAAAGAGATTGCTACCGGCTTGTGTTCCTCCGGTAATTTCAAAGACGTTACCAGACTGACCAACATTGGTTGGAACAGTTCCATCTGAAGAGATTTGCGATTGAGAAGGGCTACCGAGCGCTAGACAGTAGAAGAGATAAACACTCGCTGCGCTTAAAGTTTGCAAGATCAGAATTTTCATCGAAAACACGGGTTAGGAGGAGGGGGTAGGAGGTAGGGAATTGCCCACGAGCAACTGTTTTGAATATGCAGCATTTAAAACTAGTGCATTTCAAAATCATCCTCTCTAGAGAGATATTTATGAAGTATATTTACATTTCAGTGAGATTAAGTATGCCAGTCAACTCTTAAGTTGCCAACTAATTTTGGTCAACCCCACTTGACTTCAGTCAAAAGAGGAGTTGCTGACGTTGAATAATGGAAAACCTTACTCAAACTAATTTCACTAGCACCCTGTTTGAGCTAAAAAAATTGTAAATTCTGGCACCCTGTTTTACATTTAAGCATGGTAGGCTTTACTTAAATCAACTTAAGTTTTATTTTTAGATTAAATCTAAGTAAATTCAACACACCATAGAGTTTACATTCAAGCCTCAATTTAGGTCAAGACGGGAACTTAATTCCAATGAACAAACATCAATTTAGGACAACGGCTATGTGGACAACTCCGATCTTCGCGTTAAGCTTGGCAGCATCACTATCTCAACCCAGCACAGCTGCTACTGCGAACGTTGCTTGCAAAACCAAAGCTAGTGTACCAACAGTGATTGCTACCTTTTCTGAACAAGGAACAGAGAAGGAAGTTACAGTCATGAGCTTCCTCCCTGAATATTTCTCGCCCAAAGATGCTTTGCAGAACTGCCAGAACACAGCTAAAACTTTGCAGACTCTTTACAATACAGAGAGTGCAAACTACTTGACAAATGACAAAGTCAATTCAAAATCTGTCATCTGCGTTGTAGAACGCAGAGGAATCGGTTGCGATCGCGACACTGCTCAGGTTTTATTTACCCTCAATTCAACAGTAAACTCCTCTCAAGCTTTATACGAAATGCTGGGCAGTGATTTTAAACAAGCACAACCTCCTGATGCTAGGACTGTCAGTAAAATTTACTCCGATCTCAAACCCAAACGTAGTCCTCGCTGGTGGCCCTTCTAATGAGACCAATTTGAACAGAGAATGCGACAGATAGTTAGCCCAAATCAAGTCTAAACATGACTTTCTCAATCCAAAATCTAAAATCTAAAATCCAAAATGGTATGAGATTATGGGCGGCAATTTATTTTTGCTTTCTCTACCACCCGATAATCTGACTTGAGTTTAAGAGCTTCTTCAAAAGCTTGAAGCCCTTTGTTGACTTCAGACGATCGACAGAACGTTAATCCCAAATAATACCAAGTTTCAGCTTTTTGAACTTGTGTCAGCTTGGATACATACAGCATCTCGTTAAATTGAGCAATTGCTTCATCGTATCGCCTTAAGCCCTGAAGCACTATACCTCGACTCCGTTGAGCAGCAAAATAGTTTGGATTGTATGCTAACGCTTGGTCATAGGCTTTCAGGGCTTCTCCGTATTCTTGTTTTTGCATTAACACCTTACCTTTATGGCTAAAAGCAACCGATAAATTTCTCTGACTGGTTTCTTTTTCTTTAATCTGGTCAAAACGTTTAATTGCTTCGTCAATGGCTGCAAGTGCTTTGTCGGTTTCCTTCAGTGCTAGCAGTGATTCAGTTTTGTTAATCCAGAAAATCGGGTCTTTTGAGTCGAGCGCAATGGCTTTATCAAAAGCAGCGATCGCCCGATTGTATTGCTTGAGGTTATGTAATGCCTCTCCTTTACAATTCCAACCATACACTGCCTTTGGCTCAATGATAGTTGCTGCAGAACAGGATTCGAGCATCTTGCTATATTCTTGTAAGCTACCTTGTGCATAGCCTCGGTTAGTCCAAGCTTGGTAGTAGTTACTATCAATGTTCAAAATCTTGTTATATTGCGCGATCGCTTCTTCAGCTTTTCCTTGGTAGTATAATTCATTGGCTTGTTGAAAAAGAATTTCCACCTCTGGATTTTTAAAGAAATTCAAGCGAATGATATTAACACCAAGGACAACTAAGCCGCCTATTCCTAGTAAAATCCAAATGGGTTTGAAAATTTTATTTCCAGGATTGGAAATAGGTGTTTTTTCTTCAATGATAGTATTTTCTGGAACCGATTTACTTTGAGCACTTTTAGTTATTTCTGAAGGTGAAATATTGTGACTTTTCTCTAATTGTTGAGTCACCCAATTCAAATGAAAAACAGATTGGTAAATACGATTAGAGACTTTTAACTTATCTTCCTGTTGCACGACTAATCCCAAGTTTAGCAGTTCTGCTTGTACGGGACTGTCATCAATGGGAACTTCTCCTAGATACAAGATTTGTTGGTAAAGCCGCAGCAGCGATAAAGAATCGCATCGCTTATTTCTAACAAGCCCCTCCTGAATCGACTTTAAATGCTCAGATGCTACTTGCGTTTCCCAATGATTAATTAAGCGACTTTGCACTAGATCCCGTACTCTTACTGCTTCCTCCCCTGAACGAATCAAAACTTCATCAAATTCAGCAAGTAATTGACAAAGCTTTTGGGTAAGAAACGGCTGAGCACCTGTCCATGACATGACTTCTTCTAGCAAAATGTCTGGGCGACTAGCTTTTTCATCTAATTTGAATGATTTAATCGTGTTGTGACTAAAAGGTCGTAAACGTGCTAACTCTTGGTCAATCCAACTTTGATTAAAAACAGATTGGTAAATACGATTAGAGGCTTTTAACTTATCTTCCTGTTGCACGACTAATCCCAAATTTAGCAGTTCTGCTTGTGCGGGACTGCGATCGATTAGAACTTCTCCCTGATGCAAAATTTGCTGGTAAAGTCGCAGCAGCGATAAGAGATCGCATTGCTTATTTCTCACAAGCCCCTGCTGAATCGCTTTCAAATGCTCAGATGCTGCTTGAGTTTCCCAATGATGAATTAAGCGATTTTGTACTATCTGTTGTACTCTTGCTGCTTCCTCACCTGCAGGAATCAAAGCTTCAACCTCTGCTAGCAATTGACAAAGCTTTTGGGTGAGAAACGGCTGAGCACCTGTCCATGACACGATCTCTTCTAGCAAAATGTCTGGGCGACTAGCTTTTTCTCCTAATTTAAATAAAGGTTCTAAACGTGCTAACTCTTGGTCAATCCAACTCTGATTAAAAACAAATTGGTAAATACGATTAGAGATTTCTAACTTATCTTCCTGTTGCACGACTAATCCCAAATTTAGCAGTTCTGCTTGTGCAGAACTACCATCAATGAGAACTTCTCCCTGACGCAAGATTTGCTGATAAAGCCGCAGCAGCGATAAGGGTTCGCACCGCTTATTTCTAACAAGCCCCTCCTGAATCGCCTTCAAATGCTCAGACGCTGCTTGAGTTTCCCAATGATTAATCAAGCGATTTTGCACTAGTTGCTGTACTCTTGCTGCTTCCTCACCTGCAGGAATCAAAGCTTCAAACTCTGCTAGCAATTGACAAAGCTTTTGAGTGAGAAACGGCTGAGCACCTGTCCATAACAGGATTTCTTTTAGCAAAATGTCTGGGCGACTGGCTTTTTCTCCTAATTTGAATAATTTAATTGTGCCGCGTTTAAAAGGTTGTAAAGTTGTTAATTCTGGAGTCGCTCCATTTTGATTAGAAGCTGATTGATAAAAGTGATTAGAGGATTCTGACTTGTCTTCCTGTTGCACGGACAAATTCCAAATTCAGCAGTTTTGTTTGTGTTAAATTTTCAAGCGAACCCCCGGATTCTGTCCTTTGGAGTTCTAACGGCTAACGCCGTGGGTTTCATATGTTTTTAGCTAGCCCTGTCGGTAGTAAAGTATTGTATACTAAAATCTCAGTATGCACTACTGTTCCTCTCGCTCAGAACTATTGAATCTTTATCGCAGAGTATGCGGCTAGGTAGCAGACTATTATTCTTTATGCACCCAAATAGATCCAAAGTCCCTGTGTTATTCCCAAGTAACTGACTTAATCCTTGTATATAGTTAATATTAATGTGTTATGCCATTTCATCTGTAATTTTAGCGAGATTAGTAGAATCTGAACGAAGAATATTATTCGCAATAAAATAACGTAGGGGCGCAATGCCTTGCGCCCCTGTATAGATGTGTTACTACCCCCCTTAATCCCCCCTTGGAAAAGGGGGAAACAAGAAATCAAATTCCCTCCCCTTTCCAAAGTCTGGGTTAGGGTGGGGTAAAAAACCCTAAGGAACAATTAAGAACCTTGTTGCTGCAACCAAGCCTGAAAAAAGGGTTCCATAATTCGCTCTTTGACTGATTCATTAAGTTGCGGCGGGAACCACTTTTCAACTCGAATAATGTGATAGCCAAGCTTTGTTCGAATAGGTCCAACCACTTCGCCTTCCTTCACGTTGGCGATCGCGTCTACAAGCTCCTTCATCAGTTCTGCTATAAACTGAATACCGACAAAACCGCCGTTTTCTTGGGACTTTTTCCCCTTGGAGTGTGCTACTGCTAAAGCATAAAAGGACGCATTTTCCTCTCGGAGTGCTGTGGCTATTTTTACAGCCTCTATCTCGTCAAGCACGATAATCTGAGAGAGCGCAACTCGTTTAAACTGCTCGCGGTTACCAACATACTGACCATCGACTGCAGCACCGAACAGATGCTCTCTTAACTTTTTCGTTAGCAGTGATACTCGAATCCCCTCAGACCAATCCTCTATTGTAATTTGCTGTGCTTCAACCCAGGCAAGGGTTTCAGAAGCACCTAACAGCTTGTGCTCCAATCGAAAGGCATCTCCGGCTACTTGCAACTCTTCATCAGAAACAGTGATATCGAACTGCTCGCAAGTGCGTAAAATCAGTGCATCTCGTTCAGCTAAAGCGGCAATTTCAGCAATTTTACAAGAACGCTGTAGATAAGCAATAATCTCAGCATGGGTTGCTGAGGGATTTTCTTGCAGTGTAAATTTTTCTAATGTTTCTTCCATGACTTATATGTAGAGATTACTTTACGATGCAGGAATTGCTATCTCAGGATTATAAAGTAAGCGTTCACGCGGAACATCCTGGATGCTCAACCGATTGCGATGTAAATCACCATACAGGTTGAGGTAGTCTATTTCCTCAGGCGTCAGCTTACCTTTAATCACATTGTTGATGGCAGCATCAACCTCCTGACGATTTCGCCAACCTGCCAAAGCGACATCTACACAGTTCTGTGATAAAGAGTAGCGATATAGATCGGGAACGGTAGGCTGCCAGCAATTTGCTGGTAAATTTCTAGGAGGCTGCCAAAGGGGGCCATACATACCAGCAGACTTAAATGTGACAATTCCCGGTCGCTGCGGGTTTTGGGCATCCAGATTGGCAAAAACTGTTTGCTGAGCGGTGCGATGAGCAATATTATGCCTGACCATAACCACATCTAAGAGTGGGCTATCAAGCCACTGTGCGGCAAGATCGAGATCGTGGAAAGAAGCTCCGACATAGCGAACAATCCCCATTTTTTTAAGACGTTCTGAGGTGCCAAACATACGTTCTACGGCTCGCTGATAAACCGCATTCGGACCTCTGAGATCGTCAGATACGCTCAAGCAATCCTGAATTGTGGTAGCATCTTTGCTGCCAATCCAACCCCAAAAAAAGATGTCAATATAGTCCATCTTCAAGTCAACCAATTGATCGACGAGGGCTGACATTATAGACTCTGGACTCTTAAGGACATAAGTTACCGTTGCCAGAACTACCTTCTCCCGTACCGAAGAACCACGTCCACATAACTTGCGGAGTGCATCACCCATTGAACTGTAGAGATAGTGGTGCAGATCGCTTGAGTAAAAAAAGTAATTAATTCCTTTATCAAAAGCGTGGAGGGTGTCTTCACTGGAGATGTGCCCTCCGCCTCCTAATCCCAGACAGCTAACTGTCAAGTCAGTCCGCCCCAGTTTGCGGTAAAACGGCAGATCGGATTCTGGAAATTTAGGACTAGCAAGACTGACTTGAGGGGATGGGGCTACGGGTTGCTGCAAAGACTCAGGGGTAAGGTTAGTGATTTTCATAAGTCTAAGGGAGTGTAAATGTCCTCTGAGTTGGCATTGAGGTAAGAACGTTGTACGTCAATTCCCAGCAAAAGGAAGTGATTGAGAATACGATTCATTCGTCCCTCAGTTGAATCATCTTCTTGCTGCCAAGCTTCTAGCAAAGCATTAGCAACAATTAGGCAGCGATTCATCCCAAAACTTTCTATCTCAGCAAATTTCTGGTCTGGTTCTTCGGCTAGTGCCAGTCCTGGTGCTAACCACTTAGTG
This genomic interval from Scytonema hofmannii PCC 7110 contains the following:
- a CDS encoding beta strand repeat-containing protein, encoding MKILILQTLSAASVYLFYCLALGSPSQSQISSDGTVPTNVGQSGNVFEITGGTQAGSNLFHSFKEFSVPTGSEAFFKNTTNINNIDNIITRVTGGSISNIDGLIRENFGANLIFINPSGINFGPNAQLNIGGSFLGSTANSIKFADGVEFSATNPQASPLLTVSVPVGLQFGQNPGTIRVQGTSQAFTVADPTFSPVTRTSTSTGLRVKPNQTLALVGGNINIDGGTLTAESGRVELGSVAAGQVSLNSNAGGWTLGYEGVPGFKDIEMRSLALADASGSGGSIQVQGQNFSVSDGSLVLIQNQGFQSAGAIQVNARESVKVSGTNADGTIRSSLTNETVGVGRGGDINISTQRLVVEEGATVFPKTFGSGTGGNININASESVQVDAVSAVNPSVSSSIITATYGSGDSGNNTVSTGRLTATVGGTIVSTSFGTGRGGNLNVNATDSINIIGVEPQFFIPSALAATTNVAGDAGDLTVSTPRLTVRDGGRVDASTFGSGSAGNVTINAPEFVEVKGTVLGAINPSLIGSSGILPDQSFQQAFRIPAIPSGAAQNVTINTGELRVTDGGQVTVRNQGSGNAGNFRVNARSILLDNGGSITAATKSGEGGNIILETDSLQMRHGSQISAEAGGTGNGGNITITGSSPTDFVVLLENSGITANAFEGRGGNIQINTQGLFVCPECKITASSQLGLDGAVQFITPDVGANQEAIDVPQEIVQPEEVVVQACTAKKEQDRSEFTITGRGGLPPQPNELLSSQALVSFEPNQAENLSPSTMAIKQTHTATLPPPARGWYVNPKGTVVLTANAPIVTYYTAGAIASSCHGQ
- a CDS encoding COP23 domain-containing protein, translated to MWTTPIFALSLAASLSQPSTAATANVACKTKASVPTVIATFSEQGTEKEVTVMSFLPEYFSPKDALQNCQNTAKTLQTLYNTESANYLTNDKVNSKSVICVVERRGIGCDRDTAQVLFTLNSTVNSSQALYEMLGSDFKQAQPPDARTVSKIYSDLKPKRSPRWWPF
- a CDS encoding tetratricopeptide repeat protein, whose protein sequence is MQQEDKSESSNHFYQSASNQNGATPELTTLQPFKRGTIKLFKLGEKASRPDILLKEILLWTGAQPFLTQKLCQLLAEFEALIPAGEEAARVQQLVQNRLINHWETQAASEHLKAIQEGLVRNKRCEPLSLLRLYQQILRQGEVLIDGSSAQAELLNLGLVVQQEDKLEISNRIYQFVFNQSWIDQELARLEPLFKLGEKASRPDILLEEIVSWTGAQPFLTQKLCQLLAEVEALIPAGEEAARVQQIVQNRLIHHWETQAASEHLKAIQQGLVRNKQCDLLSLLRLYQQILHQGEVLIDRSPAQAELLNLGLVVQQEDKLKASNRIYQSVFNQSWIDQELARLRPFSHNTIKSFKLDEKASRPDILLEEVMSWTGAQPFLTQKLCQLLAEFDEVLIRSGEEAVRVRDLVQSRLINHWETQVASEHLKSIQEGLVRNKRCDSLSLLRLYQQILYLGEVPIDDSPVQAELLNLGLVVQQEDKLKVSNRIYQSVFHLNWVTQQLEKSHNISPSEITKSAQSKSVPENTIIEEKTPISNPGNKIFKPIWILLGIGGLVVLGVNIIRLNFFKNPEVEILFQQANELYYQGKAEEAIAQYNKILNIDSNYYQAWTNRGYAQGSLQEYSKMLESCSAATIIEPKAVYGWNCKGEALHNLKQYNRAIAAFDKAIALDSKDPIFWINKTESLLALKETDKALAAIDEAIKRFDQIKEKETSQRNLSVAFSHKGKVLMQKQEYGEALKAYDQALAYNPNYFAAQRSRGIVLQGLRRYDEAIAQFNEMLYVSKLTQVQKAETWYYLGLTFCRSSEVNKGLQAFEEALKLKSDYRVVEKAKINCRP
- a CDS encoding peptidylprolyl isomerase; the protein is MEETLEKFTLQENPSATHAEIIAYLQRSCKIAEIAALAERDALILRTCEQFDITVSDEELQVAGDAFRLEHKLLGASETLAWVEAQQITIEDWSEGIRVSLLTKKLREHLFGAAVDGQYVGNREQFKRVALSQIIVLDEIEAVKIATALREENASFYALAVAHSKGKKSQENGGFVGIQFIAELMKELVDAIANVKEGEVVGPIRTKLGYHIIRVEKWFPPQLNESVKERIMEPFFQAWLQQQGS
- a CDS encoding aldo/keto reductase, producing MKITNLTPESLQQPVAPSPQVSLASPKFPESDLPFYRKLGRTDLTVSCLGLGGGGHISSEDTLHAFDKGINYFFYSSDLHHYLYSSMGDALRKLCGRGSSVREKVVLATVTYVLKSPESIMSALVDQLVDLKMDYIDIFFWGWIGSKDATTIQDCLSVSDDLRGPNAVYQRAVERMFGTSERLKKMGIVRYVGASFHDLDLAAQWLDSPLLDVVMVRHNIAHRTAQQTVFANLDAQNPQRPGIVTFKSAGMYGPLWQPPRNLPANCWQPTVPDLYRYSLSQNCVDVALAGWRNRQEVDAAINNVIKGKLTPEEIDYLNLYGDLHRNRLSIQDVPRERLLYNPEIAIPAS